The following proteins come from a genomic window of Pandoraea oxalativorans:
- a CDS encoding IS110 family transposase, with amino-acid sequence MTSLSKQASGTPLCIGVDVAKAMLEVGFSDRETTFAPANDAVGHQSLVMLLRDLQSQGASIGLIVLEATGGLEIVVATELQLAGYSVAVVNPRQARDFARSMGYLAKTDRLDAKVLAHMGQTLLQRSDLHKLVKPLTDETHRMLQALVTRRRQLIDIRTAEQQRLAAPDKRMHRSVSFMIETLNSELGRVDQDLQSFIEAHYSELAALLDSVKGVGKATISTLLAEVPELGKLSGREVSALIGVAPINRDSGATRGRRSIFGGRRDVRKVLYMAALTASRYNPVIKVFYQRLVTAGKPKKLALTACARKLLVILNAIARAGKPFDMTLHSA; translated from the coding sequence ATGACGAGCCTGTCAAAGCAAGCTAGCGGCACGCCGCTGTGCATTGGGGTAGACGTGGCGAAGGCCATGCTGGAGGTGGGCTTTAGCGACCGGGAGACGACGTTCGCGCCGGCTAACGACGCAGTTGGTCATCAGTCTCTGGTGATGCTCCTGCGCGATCTCCAGTCGCAAGGTGCATCGATCGGTTTGATCGTGCTGGAAGCGACGGGCGGCCTCGAAATCGTGGTGGCGACGGAGTTGCAGCTGGCCGGCTATTCAGTTGCTGTGGTCAATCCACGTCAGGCGCGCGACTTCGCGCGCTCGATGGGCTACCTGGCGAAAACAGATCGACTCGATGCCAAGGTGCTGGCCCACATGGGCCAAACACTTCTGCAGCGCAGCGATTTGCACAAGCTAGTGAAGCCGCTCACCGACGAAACGCATCGGATGCTGCAGGCGCTCGTAACCCGCAGACGACAGCTGATCGACATACGCACTGCCGAACAGCAGCGTCTTGCCGCCCCCGATAAGCGCATGCATCGAAGCGTGAGTTTCATGATCGAGACGCTCAACAGTGAACTCGGTCGCGTGGACCAGGATCTGCAGTCCTTCATCGAAGCGCATTACAGCGAACTGGCAGCATTGCTCGACAGCGTAAAAGGCGTCGGGAAAGCCACGATCAGCACGCTTCTGGCCGAGGTTCCGGAACTGGGGAAACTCAGCGGCCGCGAGGTCAGCGCATTGATTGGTGTGGCACCTATCAATCGTGATTCAGGTGCAACGCGCGGCAGGCGATCTATCTTTGGTGGCCGTCGGGATGTGCGCAAGGTGCTCTATATGGCCGCTCTTACCGCGTCGCGCTACAACCCCGTCATCAAGGTCTTCTATCAACGCCTGGTCACCGCTGGCAAGCCGAAGAAGCTCGCCTTGACGGCCTGTGCGCGCAAGCTGTTGGTCATTCTCAATGCCATCGCTCGAGCCGGAAAACCATTCGACATGACGCTTCACAGTGCTTGA
- a CDS encoding DUF2471 family protein, which translates to MDLLFAAVAAVKETVPAVVSRRRTAGVLTWALLHQIESEVLAEVAASGAHRPRILGMLRAPAVLGYPKDDRPVSFDGHEFVPPVLGAIDDAWRRVN; encoded by the coding sequence ATGGATCTGCTGTTTGCCGCTGTTGCGGCCGTGAAGGAAACGGTACCGGCGGTCGTGTCGCGTCGCCGCACGGCCGGAGTATTGACCTGGGCGCTGCTGCATCAGATCGAGTCGGAAGTTCTCGCAGAGGTCGCGGCGAGCGGAGCACATCGTCCCAGGATCCTCGGTATGTTGCGTGCGCCAGCAGTACTGGGCTATCCGAAAGACGATCGGCCCGTGTCGTTTGACGGGCATGAATTCGTACCGCCGGTTCTCGGCGCCATTGATGATGCCTGGCGACGCGTCAACTGA